The Pirellulimonas nuda genome includes a region encoding these proteins:
- the pilM gene encoding type IV pilus assembly protein PilM, with protein sequence MAKSGAVWGIDIGSCALKALRCRPHEKDTAQLVVEAFDYVEYPKLLSQPDADREALVREALDTFLSRNEVADDHVAMSVPGQSGLARFIKLPPVESKKIPDIVKYEARQQIPFALEDVVWDYQPLRGGNRDEGFALDTEVGLFAMKRDQVARALEPLERSGLDVEVVQLAPLAVYNYICFDQIGDLSDVEFNPEDPPPSLVVLSLGTDATDMVITNGFRVWQRSIPIGGSHFTKALTKELKLTFDKAEHLKRNPTKAEDPKALFQAMRPVFSNLVSEVQKSLGFYMSNNRKAKLTEIVALGNPMKLPGLQRFLTEQLELPVKLVKSYDALAGGSVTDSAPFKENRLAFGVAYGLCVQGLGRGELNTNLLPQEIVTRRLVQAKKPWAVAAAALLLAGLGANYAAHWRSWSTVDLEDDWKPAITKSQSVSSSATSLASTNTTLVEQFESIKAIGNSLQSNTEGRLLWPELIKAIDAAMPHSARPKDAEAAKPTAHDVAHREELHIESLDCQHFDDVGTWFTNVQSIYDEVQRSEQSLSDRRARKAPPAAGDAAPPDGDAAEAGADGAVDDAAEAAPDELPPEEAPVDGGAEEELYADSGELGVDGEMGVDGEMGIDGEMGIDGEAAPVGPTGPGWVIQLIGHHFHNSDSKDKENTINRGDEGELFVRRTLIQNLAEGTVKLPDGENGALVDVKLEDLGIAYPVVVTKEPIVRVTYDPNATSAEDVANPNAGVAEPLGFGTFGAKPDRNAPIVEVEPPELWGLRRYNFIVQFVWQPRTRTERREGPATDEVMAEEF encoded by the coding sequence ATGGCCAAGTCGGGCGCGGTTTGGGGCATCGACATTGGCAGCTGCGCACTCAAGGCGCTCCGCTGTCGACCGCACGAGAAGGACACAGCCCAACTGGTTGTGGAGGCCTTCGACTACGTCGAGTATCCGAAGCTGCTCAGCCAGCCCGACGCGGATCGCGAGGCGCTCGTGCGCGAAGCGCTCGACACCTTCCTGTCACGCAACGAGGTTGCCGACGATCACGTGGCGATGTCGGTCCCGGGCCAAAGTGGTCTGGCTCGGTTCATCAAGCTCCCTCCGGTCGAATCCAAGAAGATCCCGGACATCGTCAAGTACGAGGCGCGGCAGCAGATCCCCTTCGCCCTCGAAGACGTGGTGTGGGACTACCAGCCCCTCCGCGGAGGCAACCGGGACGAAGGCTTCGCGCTCGACACCGAGGTCGGCCTGTTTGCGATGAAGCGCGACCAAGTGGCACGCGCCCTCGAACCGCTCGAGCGCTCCGGCCTTGATGTTGAGGTGGTGCAGCTTGCGCCGCTGGCCGTCTACAACTACATCTGCTTCGATCAGATCGGCGACCTCTCGGATGTTGAGTTCAACCCAGAAGACCCGCCGCCGTCGCTCGTGGTGCTCTCGCTCGGCACGGACGCGACCGACATGGTCATCACCAACGGCTTCCGGGTTTGGCAACGCAGCATCCCGATCGGCGGCAGCCACTTCACCAAAGCGCTTACCAAAGAGCTGAAGCTCACCTTCGACAAGGCGGAGCACCTCAAGCGTAACCCGACCAAGGCCGAGGACCCCAAGGCGCTGTTCCAGGCCATGCGGCCCGTCTTCAGCAACCTAGTGAGCGAAGTACAGAAGTCGCTCGGCTTCTACATGAGCAACAACCGCAAGGCGAAGCTCACCGAGATCGTCGCGTTGGGAAACCCCATGAAGCTGCCCGGCCTGCAGCGTTTCCTTACCGAGCAGCTCGAACTTCCCGTAAAGCTGGTCAAGAGCTACGACGCCCTTGCCGGCGGCAGCGTCACCGACTCCGCCCCGTTCAAGGAGAACCGCCTCGCCTTCGGCGTCGCGTACGGCCTGTGCGTCCAGGGCCTCGGACGCGGCGAGCTGAACACCAACCTCCTGCCGCAGGAGATCGTCACCCGGCGTCTGGTGCAGGCCAAGAAGCCCTGGGCGGTGGCCGCGGCGGCCCTGCTGCTCGCCGGGCTGGGCGCCAACTACGCCGCCCATTGGCGGTCGTGGAGCACGGTCGACCTTGAGGACGACTGGAAGCCCGCCATCACCAAATCGCAGAGCGTCTCATCGTCCGCCACGTCGTTGGCGTCAACCAACACCACGCTGGTAGAACAATTCGAGAGCATCAAGGCGATCGGCAACAGCCTGCAGAGCAACACCGAAGGGCGGCTGCTGTGGCCCGAGCTCATCAAAGCGATCGACGCCGCGATGCCGCACAGCGCCCGTCCGAAGGACGCCGAGGCCGCAAAGCCCACCGCGCACGACGTGGCGCACCGTGAGGAGCTGCACATCGAATCGCTCGACTGCCAGCACTTCGACGACGTCGGGACCTGGTTTACCAACGTGCAGAGCATCTACGACGAGGTGCAGCGTTCCGAACAGTCCCTCTCCGACCGCCGGGCCAGGAAGGCGCCCCCCGCAGCAGGCGACGCCGCGCCGCCAGACGGCGATGCAGCAGAAGCGGGCGCCGACGGCGCCGTTGACGACGCGGCAGAGGCCGCCCCGGACGAACTTCCTCCGGAAGAGGCGCCGGTCGATGGGGGCGCCGAAGAAGAACTGTACGCCGACTCGGGCGAGCTGGGCGTCGATGGTGAGATGGGCGTCGATGGTGAGATGGGCATCGACGGTGAAATGGGCATCGACGGCGAAGCCGCACCCGTAGGGCCCACCGGGCCGGGCTGGGTGATCCAGCTCATCGGGCACCACTTCCACAACAGCGACTCGAAAGACAAAGAGAACACGATCAACCGGGGCGATGAAGGCGAACTCTTTGTCCGCCGTACGTTAATCCAGAATCTGGCCGAGGGGACCGTGAAGCTCCCCGACGGGGAGAACGGCGCCCTCGTCGACGTGAAGCTCGAAGACCTCGGGATCGCCTATCCGGTGGTGGTGACCAAAGAGCCGATCGTCCGCGTCACGTACGACCCGAACGCCACCAGCGCCGAAGACGTAGCGAACCCCAATGCAGGGGTCGCGGAGCCGCTCGGTTTCGGCACATTCGGCGCCAAGCCCGATCGCAACGCGCCGATCGTGGAAGTCGAGCCCCCCGAGCTTTGGGGCCTACGGCGTTACAACTTCATTGTGCAGTTCGTGTGGCAGCCGCGCACGCGCACCGAGCGACGCGAGGGGCCGGCGACCGACGAAGTGATGGCAGAAGAGTTTTAA